CCTGTCATTGCTGTCCACAACAAATATAAGACCCTGGGTGTTCTGGAAATAGTGCCTCCACAATGGACGGATCTGCAACAGAGAACATAAGTATTCAGCAACCAGGCACCAAGCAACTTTGCCAAGTTATGTAAATTTGCTATGCAATGCATTGAATATCTTGAGTGTAATTTTTTCAGGAATGCATAAGAATCAATCGTCATGCCTTGTCCTGGCCACCAACATCCCAAACAGTGAAGCTAATGTTCTTGTATTCAACAGTCTCCACATTGAACCCtgaaaaaattaatgaataagcgcatgaaacaagaaacaaaaaatatgcCACACAGCCACACAGTTatgcattatttatttattgtttaaaagtAATAACATAGTTTCTCAAGAACATATGGTGGTCATATTGCTTTAAATCCATGATCTCACAGCAAATATAATGTACTATGTTGCAAGCAATTGATATATGCAACATGGTATTTTTGGATCTCGATGTTTCCCTTTGAAATGTTTGTTTACAGATTTAGCAATATGTTTGTTTCAAATAATATATCAGAACACAAACAAGTCTAATAAAGTTAGATCCTAAATTATCAAAGACACATTCTAACCACATAAGATGTTAAGCAACAAATATTAATGCCTTCACATTATTTCCAATGCTGAAAGGGAAACTATTGATATATGGCTATCTAGCAAGAATAAGCGTGAATCATAGCCTCAAAAACTTACCAATAGTGGGAATTGTAGTGACGATCTCTCCAAGCTTGAGCTTGTAGAGGATAGTGGTCTTACCAGCAGCATCAAGACCCACCATGAGAATCCTCATTTCCTTCTTGGCAAAGAGCCTACTGAAAAGCTTTGTGAATGTCAGCCCCATTTCTCCTTCAACCTGTGGATAGAACGAAACACAcaagaaagaaacaaatcaAGACCCAAAATATGAaactttttaatttgattttcagaAACACAATTAAGGAAAAAAGGTATTTTATCACACAGTTCAATCTTTTCCCCTAAATCGTATTCAATGCCATTGGACTCGGTTAGATCTCAAACTCAACGTggaaaaactaaaattaaaaaatccacGAAACATGCAAATAAGTTGGCAACGAACAAAATTCAAGATTGTCACAACATTTCTTACACAATCAAATCGGATCTAAACACTGGTATTTGTGTGCGTGAGAgagagataaagagaagaggACAAGAGGGTATACCGTTGGGAAATGAGAGCCTTGAGTGATCTGGAAACAGAACgttcagagagagagagagagagagagagagagagagagagagagagaggaatgCTTTGCAGCAACGCGATTATGTGGAGAAAGAGAGAGACCCGTCAACGAGTTAAAAATGGGGGATTTTATTTTGCAAGCATTGTTGTGTAATCTTTCATTCACAAAATTTGTGTATTTAACAAACCGTTtatatatttgatataaaattttatagaaatatttaaataattatttaaaaaatacacataaaaaatcagacaaaaatttaatttctaatcttttatttttttaaatatttttagttgataaaaaatatatactaagcaaaaaattaaaaaataaaaatctctTATTCTTTTAATCGTATTTGTAAAAATcacatcaaaatttaatttttaaagtattttttgtgaatatatatttaatattaggTTTTTTTGTCGTGTATTTAAACCATTTGAAGATATTTTAGTCATCAAAAAccatttgaaaatatttttgtagataataaaatttaggaGCATTTTTGTCAATGCTAAAATAATTCAAATGCATTTTTGGTGATTTACCTTACAATAACTAATATAACATATTAAATGTATATCAAAACCAAccatcaaaattaattattaatataaaatatatatatatatatatgtatcaatataaaaatacataatgactaattttaatatataaataataattttttttgtaatcaataaatataccaaaaattagctatatactaaaaattagttgtcatatatttttagataaataaatatattatttaactacttaattataatatatattttatattttaatatattctaTATAAGTAATTGTTGTgattaacttttttttacatttaataTGGTTGAATATAATTAATGAATTTTCTTAATtggataagaaaataaaatatatagtgAACTCTAAGATtggataaaatattttaaatttcaaagaCTTTTAAATGCATGGGAATTTAAAATTTCTATCAATTTAAAATGTTTTAGTTTTGACGAAACAATTCTCTTGATAGCAGTAATAAAATTCCTTCTTtggataatataat
The genomic region above belongs to Arachis stenosperma cultivar V10309 chromosome 5, arast.V10309.gnm1.PFL2, whole genome shotgun sequence and contains:
- the LOC130981704 gene encoding ADP-ribosylation factor 2, which produces MGLTFTKLFSRLFAKKEMRILMVGLDAAGKTTILYKLKLGEIVTTIPTIGFNVETVEYKNISFTVWDVGGQDKIRPLWRHYFQNTQGLIFVVDSNDRDRVVEARDELHRMLNEDELRDAVLLVFANKQDLPNAMNAAEITDKLGLHSLRQRHWYIQSTCATSGEGLYEGLDWLSNNIANKA